A region of Chlamydia crocodili DNA encodes the following proteins:
- the prmC gene encoding peptide chain release factor N(5)-glutamine methyltransferase, with product METKRLLKEAAAYLKYRGVAFPDREAADILMDFLGISSRTQLATILLDEDLIPIYWSRIQKRSRRYPTAYIHGSVNFLGLNLEVDSRVLIPRMETELLAELIIKYLSKHPHIQTFYDVCCGSGCLGLSIKKYCPNIKVILSDICPKAVTVAKTNAFKNNLNIEIFNGDLFSPYSCPGDAFVCNPPYLSFDEILRTDPEVRCHEPWKALAGGNSGLEFYERIANELNSILSPRGVGWLEIGYKQGNAVKRIFANQGISGSIHQDLSGCDRFFFLENHASDTVSS from the coding sequence ATGGAAACGAAGAGACTTCTTAAAGAGGCTGCTGCATATTTAAAGTATCGGGGTGTAGCTTTTCCTGATAGAGAGGCTGCAGATATTTTAATGGACTTTCTTGGAATTAGTTCCAGGACACAATTAGCCACTATTCTATTAGATGAGGATCTTATCCCAATTTATTGGAGTCGCATTCAAAAAAGATCCAGACGTTATCCAACAGCATATATTCATGGTAGTGTGAATTTTTTGGGTCTGAATTTGGAAGTGGATTCTCGTGTCCTTATCCCTAGAATGGAAACAGAATTATTGGCCGAACTGATTATAAAATATTTAAGCAAACATCCTCATATTCAAACATTTTATGATGTTTGTTGTGGAAGTGGTTGTTTGGGATTATCTATAAAAAAATATTGCCCCAATATTAAAGTTATTCTTTCAGATATTTGCCCAAAAGCAGTCACTGTAGCTAAGACAAATGCATTTAAAAATAATTTAAATATTGAAATCTTTAATGGGGACTTATTTTCTCCGTATTCTTGCCCTGGAGATGCTTTTGTTTGTAATCCTCCCTATCTTTCTTTCGATGAGATCTTACGTACGGATCCCGAGGTTCGTTGTCATGAGCCGTGGAAAGCTTTAGCTGGAGGCAATTCTGGATTAGAATTTTATGAACGAATTGCTAATGAGCTGAATAGTATTTTGTCCCCTAGAGGCGTCGGTTGGCTGGAAATTGGCTATAAGCAAGGGAATGCTGTAAAAAGAATTTTTGCAAATCAAGGTATCTCAGGAAGTATACATCAAGATCTCTCGGGATGCGATAGGTTTTTTTTTCTTGAAAATCATGCAAGCGATACTGTATCCTCATGA
- the prfA gene encoding peptide chain release factor 1, producing the protein MEKKILEYLKRLEEVEVKISNPEIFENPKEYSSLSKEHARLSELKNVYDKVLGQEKVLNDDREALVQEKDPEMIAMLEEGIQSGKVEIDKLYKVLENLLVPPDPDDDLNVIMELRAGTGGDEAALFVGDCVRMYHLYASSKDWKYEVLSSSESDIGGYKEYVMGISGTGVKRLLQYEAGTHRVQRVPETETQGRVHTSAITVAVLPEPAEDDDEVFIDEKDLKIDTFRASGAGGQHVNVTDSAVRITHIPTGVVVTCQDERSQHKNKAKAMRILKARIRDAEMQRRHKEASAMRSAQVGSGDRSERIRTYNFSQNRVTDHRIGLTLYNLDRVMEGDLDAITSALVSHAYHQLLQHNGNEETS; encoded by the coding sequence ATGGAAAAAAAGATTTTAGAGTATTTGAAGCGTCTAGAGGAAGTGGAAGTTAAAATCTCTAACCCAGAAATTTTTGAAAATCCTAAAGAGTATAGTAGCTTGAGTAAGGAGCATGCGCGTCTTTCTGAATTAAAGAACGTATATGATAAGGTTTTAGGACAGGAAAAAGTTCTCAATGATGATAGAGAAGCATTAGTTCAAGAAAAAGATCCTGAAATGATCGCTATGTTAGAAGAGGGTATTCAATCAGGAAAAGTTGAAATTGATAAACTGTATAAAGTTTTAGAGAATCTATTAGTCCCACCAGATCCAGATGATGATTTAAATGTTATTATGGAATTGCGTGCGGGTACTGGTGGAGACGAGGCAGCTCTTTTCGTCGGAGACTGTGTCCGGATGTATCATCTGTATGCATCTTCAAAAGATTGGAAATATGAAGTCCTTTCTTCTTCTGAGTCTGATATTGGCGGGTATAAAGAATATGTAATGGGTATATCGGGAACAGGAGTAAAACGTTTACTACAGTATGAAGCTGGAACACATCGCGTGCAAAGAGTTCCTGAGACTGAAACGCAAGGTCGTGTGCATACTTCTGCAATTACTGTTGCTGTATTGCCAGAGCCTGCAGAAGACGATGACGAAGTCTTTATTGATGAGAAAGATTTAAAAATAGATACCTTTAGGGCTTCTGGGGCAGGGGGTCAGCACGTAAACGTTACTGATTCTGCAGTTCGAATCACTCATATACCCACAGGTGTTGTTGTTACTTGTCAAGACGAGCGTAGTCAACATAAGAATAAAGCCAAGGCTATGCGTATTTTAAAGGCAAGAATACGGGATGCAGAAATGCAGCGACGCCATAAAGAAGCTTCCGCTATGCGCTCAGCTCAAGTGGGTAGTGGAGATCGTTCGGAAAGAATACGTACGTATAATTTTTCACAAAATCGCGTGACTGATCATAGGATAGGTCTTACTCTTTATAACTTAGATAGAGTTATGGAAGGGGATTTAGATGCTATCACTTCTGCTTTAGTTAGTCATGCTTATCATCAGCTCTTGCAACATAATGGAAACGAAGAGACTTCTTAA
- a CDS encoding type B 50S ribosomal protein L31 — MKKNTHPEYNKVLFVDSSTGYKFVCGSTYQSDKTEVYEGQEYPVCYVSVSSSSHPFFTGSKRLVDAEGRVDKFLKRYSNAKPAQPAQASVEEQPVAKAKKKTSIKKKK, encoded by the coding sequence ATGAAAAAGAACACTCATCCCGAATATAACAAAGTTTTATTTGTAGATTCTTCTACAGGATATAAATTTGTTTGCGGATCTACATATCAGAGCGATAAGACGGAAGTTTATGAAGGACAAGAGTATCCTGTATGCTACGTCAGTGTGTCCTCCTCTTCACATCCTTTCTTCACAGGAAGTAAGAGATTAGTGGATGCCGAAGGCCGGGTAGATAAGTTCTTGAAACGTTACAGCAATGCAAAACCTGCGCAACCTGCTCAAGCTTCTGTAGAAGAACAGCCTGTTGCTAAAGCTAAGAAAAAAACTTCCATAAAGAAAAAGAAATAG
- the lepB gene encoding signal peptidase I, protein MRHRYSLNKSRQILHSTYKLLKSKKLSQHPDSQKELQILLEQLEEAIFQQDQETASQLAEQAQRFSKCYPASFAKKSWELTKAILFAAVVAFLIRQFWFELYEVPTGSMRPTILEQDRMIVSKTTFGLHFPFEKKPWGLRPEAITRGGLIVFTVGDLPIPNSDTKYFGFIPGKKRYIKRCMGKPGDILYFYGGKIYGLDKDGAVIHFPNDFGLENLYHVPYISFDGSTEIINNEKTIALFKQMNQPCGKISLPQEGPYGKFFHNGSWHNDIPNALKTPHTSPVSYSDLFGMGNYAMVRILTHKQASLCHTIPNPIAQTYLEICHTPNVSYPTPHLQHYNNQIIPTIQPMKTLLPLRQEHIHLIRNNLNTSRFVISDGVAYKYQPFARGSEDTAKLFALPFPGVDNGCYEYSKGEAYKIGFGGMRYKLKPTHALMQLNDSQVIDLFNCGINFSSFFIPKNPKYNPLPSRYAFYNQGNLYVMDSPIFIKNDPALQKFIESEKTKQEASSEDRPYIGFIDRGPPPQDLEQFSRFIHNFGIQIPEGHVLVLGDNYPMSADSREFGFVPIENLLGSPLWIFWPLGHFGHLKNVPAPTTLPGYLVNSLALGFFVYIFGYMYYQRHRRLFPKNDKKK, encoded by the coding sequence ATGAGACATCGGTATTCCTTAAATAAAAGTCGTCAAATACTGCACTCGACTTATAAGTTACTTAAAAGCAAAAAACTTTCTCAACATCCCGACTCTCAAAAAGAATTACAAATATTACTAGAACAACTCGAAGAAGCTATCTTTCAACAAGATCAAGAAACAGCTAGTCAACTTGCAGAGCAGGCTCAGAGATTCAGTAAATGCTATCCCGCTTCTTTTGCAAAGAAATCTTGGGAGCTTACTAAAGCTATTCTTTTTGCCGCTGTAGTTGCTTTTCTTATTCGTCAATTTTGGTTTGAGCTTTATGAAGTTCCTACTGGGTCTATGCGCCCAACGATTTTAGAACAAGATCGGATGATTGTTTCCAAAACAACTTTCGGTCTACACTTCCCTTTTGAGAAAAAACCATGGGGATTACGTCCTGAAGCCATTACTCGTGGTGGACTTATAGTTTTCACTGTTGGCGATCTTCCCATTCCAAATTCTGATACAAAGTACTTTGGATTCATTCCCGGGAAAAAACGTTATATTAAGCGTTGTATGGGGAAACCCGGTGATATTCTCTATTTTTACGGAGGAAAAATTTACGGTCTTGATAAAGATGGGGCGGTTATTCATTTCCCTAATGATTTTGGTCTTGAGAATCTCTATCACGTCCCCTACATATCTTTCGACGGCTCTACAGAAATTATAAATAATGAAAAAACTATAGCATTATTTAAACAAATGAACCAACCTTGTGGTAAGATTTCATTACCTCAGGAAGGCCCTTACGGCAAATTTTTTCACAATGGTTCTTGGCATAATGATATCCCTAACGCGTTGAAAACTCCCCACACATCTCCTGTTAGTTATTCCGATCTTTTTGGCATGGGCAACTATGCTATGGTACGTATTCTTACTCATAAACAAGCCAGTCTATGTCATACTATTCCAAATCCAATAGCTCAAACCTATTTAGAAATTTGTCACACTCCAAACGTTTCTTACCCTACGCCCCATCTTCAACACTATAACAACCAAATAATTCCTACTATACAACCTATGAAGACGCTTCTTCCCCTAAGGCAAGAGCATATTCATCTTATTAGGAATAATCTTAATACATCACGATTTGTTATTTCCGATGGCGTTGCTTACAAGTACCAACCATTTGCGAGAGGATCAGAGGATACGGCAAAACTCTTTGCCCTACCTTTTCCAGGAGTGGATAACGGTTGTTACGAATATTCTAAGGGAGAAGCTTATAAAATAGGTTTTGGGGGTATGCGTTATAAGCTAAAACCAACGCACGCATTAATGCAACTAAATGATAGTCAGGTAATTGATCTATTTAACTGCGGTATTAATTTTAGCTCTTTCTTTATTCCAAAAAATCCCAAATACAACCCTTTGCCAAGTCGTTATGCATTTTATAACCAAGGGAATCTCTATGTTATGGATTCTCCTATCTTCATTAAAAATGATCCCGCCTTACAAAAGTTCATAGAATCTGAAAAAACAAAGCAAGAAGCATCTTCAGAAGATCGCCCTTATATAGGTTTTATTGATAGAGGCCCTCCTCCACAAGATCTAGAACAATTCTCAAGATTCATTCATAATTTTGGAATACAAATTCCTGAAGGTCATGTTCTAGTTTTAGGAGATAATTATCCTATGAGTGCTGATAGCCGTGAATTTGGCTTTGTTCCTATAGAAAATCTTTTAGGATCACCCTTATGGATTTTCTGGCCTTTGGGACATTTTGGACATTTAAAAAATGTTCCCGCTCCAACCACATTACCTGGATATTTAGTTAATAGCCTAGCTTTAGGATTCTTCGTTTATATCTTTGGATATATGTATTACCAAAGACATCGCCGTCTATTTCCAAAAAATGACAAGAAGAAATAA
- the ileS gene encoding isoleucine--tRNA ligase → MNTEGEGSKESLANREEKILDFWKTNHIFQKSLKNREGKTLYSFYDGPPFATGLPHYGHLLAGTIKDVVGRFATMDGYYVPRRFGWDCHGVPVEYEVEKSLDLTTPGAIEDFGIAKFNEECRKIVFRYVDEWEHYVNRLGRWVDFSATWKTMDASFMESVWWVFRSLYDQGLVYEGVKVVPFSTKLGTPLSNFEAGQNYKEVDDPSVVIKFALQGDPASLLVWTTTPWTLVSNMAAAVGPEITYVRVADKVSKEEWILGQGCLSRWFSDPDSYEILESFLGTALVGKSYEPPFSFFEHKRAEGAYKILSGSFVEESEGTGVVHMAPAFGEADFFVCKEHHVPIVCPVDNHGCFTEEIPEYQGQYIKNCDKGIIRSLKNLGKVFYHGTIMHRYPFCWRTDTPLIYKTVNSWFVSVEKIKDKMLRANQKIHWVPEHIKEGRFGKWLDGARDWAISRNRYWGTPIPIWKSKDGEILVIGSVKELEELTGEKISDLHCHFIDQLKVEKDGKTFQRVPYVFDCWFDSGAMPYAQNHYPFENQKETEAGFPADFIAEGLDQTRGWFYTLTVISSALFDQPAFKNAIVNGIVLAEDGNKMSKRLNNYPSPMGIMNTYGADALRLYLLDSVVVKAEDLRFSDKGVESILKQILLPLTNVLSFFKTYTDLYGFDANNYDKEEITYTEIDRWILSNLYTVVGKVRESMSSYNLNTAVNPFVTFIDDLTNWYIRRCRRRFWESEDTPDRRAAFATLYEVLTVFCRVIAPFIPFISEDIYQQIKTEHSQESVHLCDFPHIDLAKVFPDLEQRMSDAREIVGLGHSLRKEHKLKVRQPLANFYIVGPKDRLDELTSFEQLIAEELNVKNIVFYKETPSFVKTTVKPNFRSLGRKVGEKIKDVQRALSSLSQGQIQQLLKQQFILLDLGLEEITLGIDDVLISWETDPGYVARSSSLFTVVLDCQLTEDLIIEAISRELVNKINTMRRNHKLHVSDRILLQINTSEDVKKAFLHYEDYICEETLTIGFEFKDTVEGEEWDINGHPTCIALTLAPKVN, encoded by the coding sequence ATGAATACGGAAGGCGAAGGGAGCAAGGAAAGTCTTGCTAACAGAGAAGAGAAAATATTGGATTTTTGGAAAACAAATCATATTTTTCAAAAATCCTTAAAAAACAGAGAAGGCAAAACTCTGTATTCTTTTTATGATGGCCCGCCGTTTGCTACGGGTCTACCCCATTATGGTCACCTCCTTGCAGGGACAATTAAGGATGTTGTCGGACGTTTTGCTACTATGGATGGATATTATGTTCCTAGGCGTTTTGGATGGGACTGTCACGGTGTTCCTGTAGAATATGAGGTAGAAAAATCTTTAGATCTTACTACTCCCGGGGCTATTGAAGACTTTGGGATTGCCAAGTTTAATGAGGAATGTCGGAAGATTGTTTTTCGTTACGTCGATGAGTGGGAACACTATGTAAATCGCTTGGGACGTTGGGTAGACTTTTCTGCTACGTGGAAGACAATGGATGCTTCATTTATGGAAAGTGTCTGGTGGGTATTTCGTTCTCTTTATGATCAGGGCCTAGTTTATGAAGGTGTGAAGGTGGTTCCTTTCTCTACGAAATTAGGTACACCTTTATCTAACTTTGAAGCAGGTCAAAATTATAAAGAAGTAGATGATCCTTCTGTAGTTATCAAGTTTGCTTTGCAAGGAGATCCTGCATCTTTATTAGTATGGACAACAACACCATGGACATTAGTATCTAATATGGCAGCTGCGGTGGGTCCTGAAATTACTTATGTACGTGTTGCGGATAAGGTTTCCAAAGAGGAATGGATCTTAGGCCAAGGGTGTTTATCCCGATGGTTTTCAGACCCGGATTCATATGAAATTTTAGAAAGTTTTTTAGGGACAGCTTTAGTAGGGAAAAGCTATGAACCACCCTTTAGCTTTTTTGAACATAAACGTGCAGAAGGAGCTTACAAAATTCTTTCTGGCTCATTTGTAGAAGAGAGTGAAGGTACAGGGGTTGTACACATGGCTCCTGCATTTGGTGAAGCGGACTTCTTTGTATGTAAAGAACACCATGTACCTATAGTGTGTCCTGTGGATAATCACGGATGCTTTACGGAAGAAATTCCTGAGTATCAGGGCCAATACATTAAGAATTGTGATAAGGGAATTATTAGATCTTTAAAAAATCTAGGAAAGGTTTTTTATCACGGGACTATAATGCACCGTTATCCTTTCTGTTGGAGAACAGATACCCCATTAATTTACAAAACAGTGAACTCTTGGTTTGTTTCTGTTGAGAAGATCAAGGATAAGATGTTGCGAGCTAATCAGAAGATACATTGGGTGCCTGAACATATCAAAGAAGGGCGTTTCGGTAAGTGGTTAGACGGTGCTAGAGATTGGGCAATTAGTAGGAATCGTTATTGGGGAACTCCTATTCCTATTTGGAAAAGTAAAGACGGGGAAATCTTAGTTATAGGCTCTGTAAAAGAGCTTGAAGAGCTTACTGGGGAGAAGATTTCTGATTTGCATTGTCATTTTATTGACCAATTAAAAGTTGAAAAAGATGGGAAGACTTTTCAAAGAGTTCCTTATGTATTTGACTGTTGGTTTGATTCAGGCGCTATGCCTTATGCGCAAAATCATTATCCTTTTGAAAATCAGAAGGAGACTGAAGCTGGGTTTCCTGCAGATTTTATAGCAGAAGGTTTAGATCAGACGCGAGGATGGTTTTATACTCTCACTGTGATTTCTTCTGCCTTATTTGATCAACCAGCATTTAAAAATGCGATAGTTAACGGTATTGTTTTAGCTGAAGATGGAAATAAGATGTCTAAAAGGCTAAATAACTATCCTAGTCCTATGGGAATTATGAATACCTACGGAGCTGATGCTCTAAGATTGTATTTGTTAGACAGCGTTGTTGTTAAGGCTGAGGATTTGCGGTTTTCAGATAAGGGTGTTGAATCTATTCTTAAACAAATTCTCCTACCTTTAACAAATGTGTTATCTTTTTTCAAAACTTATACAGATCTGTATGGTTTCGATGCTAATAATTACGATAAGGAAGAGATAACCTATACCGAGATCGATAGATGGATTCTTTCTAATCTCTATACTGTTGTTGGTAAAGTTCGTGAGAGTATGAGCTCTTATAATTTAAATACTGCTGTAAATCCTTTTGTTACTTTTATTGACGATCTAACAAATTGGTATATTCGTCGTTGTCGTAGACGTTTTTGGGAATCTGAAGATACTCCAGATAGAAGAGCAGCTTTTGCTACACTTTATGAAGTGCTTACTGTTTTCTGTAGAGTAATCGCTCCTTTTATCCCATTTATATCTGAAGATATTTACCAACAGATCAAAACTGAACATTCTCAAGAGTCTGTACATCTTTGTGATTTCCCTCATATAGATCTTGCTAAAGTATTTCCAGATTTGGAACAACGCATGAGCGATGCTCGAGAGATTGTAGGTCTAGGGCATTCTCTACGTAAGGAACATAAGTTAAAAGTACGTCAACCCTTAGCGAATTTTTATATAGTAGGTCCTAAAGATCGTTTAGATGAGTTGACTTCTTTTGAGCAACTCATCGCAGAAGAACTCAATGTAAAAAATATCGTATTTTATAAAGAGACGCCAAGCTTTGTAAAAACGACTGTGAAACCTAATTTTCGTTCTCTAGGTAGGAAGGTTGGTGAGAAGATAAAGGACGTGCAAAGAGCGCTGAGCTCTCTTTCTCAAGGGCAAATACAACAGTTGCTAAAACAACAATTTATTCTTCTTGATTTGGGTTTGGAAGAAATTACTTTGGGTATAGATGATGTATTAATTTCTTGGGAAACAGATCCAGGATATGTTGCTCGAAGTTCTTCGTTATTTACTGTGGTTCTTGATTGTCAGTTAACTGAAGATTTGATCATTGAGGCAATTTCTAGAGAATTAGTAAATAAAATTAATACAATGCGTCGCAATCATAAGTTGCATGTTTCTGATCGTATTCTTCTGCAAATAAATACGTCAGAAGACGTTAAAAAGGCATTTCTTCATTATGAAGATTACATTTGCGAAGAGACGTTGACTATTGGATTCGAATTTAAAGATACTGTTGAGGGAGAAGAGTGGGATATTAATGGACATCCTACATGTATTGCTCTTACATTAGCTCCCAAAGTAAACTAA
- a CDS encoding PhoH family protein: MKKTMVIDTSVFIYDPEALSSFEDTRIIIPFTVIEELEAFAKDRDESAKNASRALSNIRLLLERSGNHSEGISLPNGSELRIEVSSIANLANDEKRRKLLTLELLQVIAQREPMIFVTKSLGRRVRAEALGIEARDYENKRFSFRSLYRGYRELIVPTSDVESFYTNGYLDIPLDLDIDPSPNEYFFISAGENYFALGRYHEGEGRIVSLKSLPDKIWGIKPLNTEQKCALDLLLRDDIKLVTLMGQAGSGKTVLALAAAMHQVFDKGNYNKLLVSRPIIPMGKDIGFLPGVKEEKLLHWMQPIYDNMEFLFNISGMGDFSEVLQSLMEAKKLEMEALTYIRGRSLPKVFMIIDEAQNLTPHEIKTIISRAGKGTKIVLTGDPTQIDSPYFDENSNGLTYLVGKFHHLSLYGHMFMTRTERSELAAAAATIL; the protein is encoded by the coding sequence ATGAAGAAAACAATGGTCATTGATACGAGTGTGTTTATTTATGATCCTGAGGCCCTATCATCTTTTGAGGATACACGAATTATCATTCCTTTTACTGTAATTGAGGAGTTGGAAGCATTTGCTAAAGATCGTGACGAATCAGCAAAAAATGCTTCACGAGCTTTGAGTAATATCCGTTTGTTACTCGAACGTTCCGGCAATCACTCCGAGGGGATATCTCTTCCTAATGGTAGTGAATTACGTATAGAAGTATCTTCCATTGCTAACTTAGCTAATGATGAGAAACGTCGAAAACTACTCACGTTAGAGCTACTTCAAGTGATAGCGCAACGAGAGCCGATGATTTTTGTAACAAAGAGTCTAGGACGTAGAGTTCGAGCTGAAGCCTTGGGGATAGAAGCTCGGGATTATGAAAATAAAAGATTTTCTTTTAGATCTTTATACCGTGGTTATCGTGAATTAATTGTACCTACATCTGATGTGGAGAGCTTTTATACAAATGGATATTTAGACATTCCTTTAGATTTAGATATAGATCCATCGCCTAATGAATATTTTTTTATTTCAGCAGGAGAAAATTATTTTGCTCTCGGCCGTTATCATGAAGGTGAAGGAAGAATTGTTTCTTTAAAATCTCTTCCAGATAAGATTTGGGGAATAAAACCTTTAAATACTGAACAAAAGTGTGCTTTAGATCTTCTTTTGCGCGATGATATAAAATTAGTTACCCTTATGGGACAAGCAGGATCAGGGAAAACTGTTTTAGCTTTAGCTGCGGCTATGCATCAGGTATTTGATAAAGGGAATTATAATAAGTTACTAGTGAGTCGTCCTATCATTCCGATGGGAAAAGATATTGGATTCCTTCCTGGAGTTAAGGAAGAAAAGCTTTTACACTGGATGCAGCCTATCTACGATAACATGGAATTCCTTTTTAATATTAGTGGTATGGGAGATTTTTCAGAGGTCTTACAATCTTTAATGGAAGCTAAAAAATTAGAGATGGAAGCTCTGACATATATTCGTGGAAGGTCCTTACCAAAAGTGTTTATGATTATCGATGAAGCGCAGAACCTTACACCTCACGAGATTAAAACCATCATTTCTCGTGCAGGGAAAGGCACGAAAATTGTTCTTACAGGTGATCCTACACAAATCGATAGCCCATACTTTGATGAAAATTCCAATGGACTTACCTATTTAGTAGGTAAATTTCACCATTTATCTCTTTATGGTCATATGTTCATGACACGTACGGAACGTTCCGAACTTGCTGCTGCTGCTGCAACTATTTTATAG
- a CDS encoding SH3 domain-containing protein, giving the protein MRTLSISMLLFTIGSGISSVSLHAAPSVSKTPVAQMDKSSFSPFTGEIKGNRVRLRLAPHVDSSIIKELSKGDYIAVIGENKDYYIVAAPEGLKGYVFRTFVLDNIIEGEQVNVRLEPSTSAPVLVRLSRGTEIQATSSQPQGKWLEIALPSQCAFYVAKNFVSQKGSIDLYKHREGQKKIALDLLDSAVKFAQDELKKTLDSIDLEAIYKKVNLVQSEEFNDVPGLQPLIQKALEEIQDSYLSKSLANQDKAIGKQQASSSSDTFYSTEKPVTTGSLLSRHIRKQTVIKTSPKTQGRESLEYSLFKIWASMQPQENAKKLTQDAFYEEEKKKKQTFVGELEVYPHVVKNNPGDYLLKDKENTIAFVYATKIDLEKWLGKRVSVECLPRPNNHFAFPAYYIINIKEVIS; this is encoded by the coding sequence ATGCGAACGCTATCGATTTCTATGCTTTTGTTTACCATCGGGTCAGGAATAAGTTCAGTAAGTTTACATGCTGCTCCTTCCGTATCAAAGACACCTGTTGCGCAAATGGACAAGTCTTCTTTTTCTCCATTTACAGGAGAAATTAAAGGAAATCGTGTGCGGTTGCGTCTAGCTCCGCATGTAGACAGCTCTATTATCAAAGAACTCTCCAAAGGCGATTATATTGCCGTTATTGGTGAGAACAAAGACTATTATATCGTTGCTGCTCCTGAAGGACTCAAAGGCTATGTATTCCGCACGTTTGTTTTGGACAACATAATTGAAGGTGAACAAGTAAATGTAAGGTTAGAACCTTCGACGTCAGCCCCCGTACTTGTACGTTTATCCCGAGGCACGGAAATTCAAGCGACATCGAGTCAGCCACAAGGAAAATGGTTAGAGATTGCTCTACCCAGTCAATGTGCTTTCTATGTTGCTAAAAATTTTGTTTCTCAAAAAGGTTCTATAGATCTTTATAAACATAGAGAAGGCCAAAAAAAAATCGCTTTAGATTTACTAGATTCTGCCGTGAAATTCGCTCAAGATGAGTTGAAAAAAACTTTGGATTCCATCGACTTAGAAGCAATTTATAAAAAAGTCAATCTTGTACAATCTGAAGAATTCAATGACGTCCCTGGTTTGCAGCCGTTAATACAAAAAGCCTTAGAGGAGATTCAGGATTCTTATCTTTCAAAATCCCTAGCAAATCAAGATAAGGCAATCGGAAAACAACAAGCATCCAGTTCTTCCGATACTTTCTATAGTACGGAAAAACCTGTAACTACCGGATCTTTATTATCGCGACATATCCGTAAGCAAACAGTAATTAAGACCTCTCCAAAAACTCAAGGAAGAGAAAGTCTTGAATATTCCTTATTTAAAATTTGGGCAAGCATGCAGCCGCAAGAAAATGCTAAAAAGCTTACTCAAGATGCTTTCTATGAAGAAGAGAAAAAGAAAAAACAAACTTTTGTTGGAGAGCTTGAAGTTTATCCCCATGTTGTAAAAAACAATCCAGGCGATTATTTGCTTAAAGACAAGGAAAATACTATAGCTTTTGTCTATGCAACAAAAATAGACTTAGAAAAATGGTTAGGAAAGAGAGTTTCTGTAGAATGCTTACCTCGTCCAAATAACCATTTTGCTTTTCCAGCTTATTATATAATCAATATTAAAGAAGTTATTTCTTAG
- a CDS encoding exo-alpha-sialidase codes for MWKFWIFLLIFSPLSLCSGEYKPYEELWLSSENSISSSSTIVETSSKLLVVWQESGKLIGRYCDRGLWSEPSEIFPQESASFSKPVLVRISSQEIWLFYRKQLFGESVSHPYLAFSFNAGKNWSEHRLLPPGLEGTTRNPPYVDRIRNQIYIPSYSIYGMLTDQELVGASWVEIYNFCSRSWEGRFGPILGKTGNQVPIEPAIVSLASNKLALFCRNASVEENYICMSISTNRGISWSKLKNLPWRSYNSSIAVQSGRNGRLFLFANSAPDGDGLTCFPSYNEGLTWNHPKLIDANYSIDPCAYLDKQGYMHIVYTGKDVSGNQRIKYYRVEEEALLLNCPEYWITDNSKESIRK; via the coding sequence ATGTGGAAATTCTGGATTTTTTTACTCATATTTTCTCCGCTGAGTTTATGTTCTGGAGAATATAAGCCTTATGAGGAGCTGTGGCTATCTTCTGAAAATAGCATTTCGAGTTCCTCTACAATTGTCGAAACCTCTAGCAAACTTCTTGTTGTTTGGCAAGAGAGCGGCAAGCTTATAGGAAGGTATTGTGATCGGGGATTATGGTCGGAACCTAGCGAGATTTTCCCTCAAGAATCCGCGAGTTTTTCTAAACCTGTATTGGTAAGAATTAGCTCTCAAGAAATATGGTTGTTTTATAGAAAGCAACTTTTTGGAGAGAGCGTGAGTCATCCTTATCTAGCTTTTTCTTTTAATGCAGGAAAAAATTGGTCTGAACACAGACTCTTACCTCCTGGATTAGAGGGAACAACAAGAAATCCTCCTTATGTGGATAGAATAAGAAATCAAATATATATTCCCTCATATAGTATCTATGGGATGCTAACAGATCAAGAGCTTGTAGGAGCTTCCTGGGTAGAAATTTATAATTTCTGTTCTCGATCTTGGGAAGGACGTTTTGGTCCTATTTTAGGAAAGACTGGGAATCAAGTTCCTATAGAACCTGCCATTGTATCTTTAGCTTCAAACAAGTTGGCACTTTTTTGTAGAAATGCTTCTGTGGAAGAGAATTATATTTGCATGTCAATATCTACAAATCGTGGAATTTCTTGGTCAAAATTAAAGAACCTTCCTTGGCGAAGTTATAATAGTAGTATTGCTGTTCAATCGGGGAGAAACGGGAGATTATTTCTTTTTGCTAATAGTGCTCCTGATGGAGATGGGCTAACATGCTTTCCTTCTTATAATGAAGGATTAACTTGGAATCATCCTAAACTTATTGATGCGAATTATAGCATAGATCCTTGTGCGTATTTAGATAAACAAGGATACATGCATATTGTTTATACTGGTAAGGATGTTTCGGGTAATCAGCGTATTAAATACTATAGAGTTGAGGAAGAGGCTCTGCTTTTAAATTGTCCTGAATATTGGATCACGGACAATTCCAAAGAGAGCATAAGAAAATAG